The Chroicocephalus ridibundus chromosome 2, bChrRid1.1, whole genome shotgun sequence genome includes a region encoding these proteins:
- the C2H18orf63 gene encoding uncharacterized protein C18orf63 homolog, producing MNGSRHQSLFFVSLPELQKLCATTVTLSSQIPETETRNTQIKICRQLLFLYQDILSAPVIGTLNQISVVMAISFYKSGICQAYIEKQGATLEAPQTVSPDILQTCLSYTLTARLAPRWNKAGHLLVQGKDFLSCSGRQNAVVLDLNVSERQLCISVEAFSIRLPPPEVGDFDISANTVKLFDSNEDAVIHQHSILSNWCYVLPSMKMGQIINISHIIPPGSPFHSYEEFQLHWKNLYGYILPEDLEEKKIYFSVYFKPIGERFFTYPFTIFLYPLSCIRSQPVQYFPRTDSETVLKSFLSDMKHNFSHLCGFPVKMTSKALYATQELSRAPEIKSKHMKLDGEMVCVVSLTQAPPRKQTLPRISSPCSMENSHWMERLIKEPETHTFSSSCKGTEKVSIEAREKSMNNREIPGVLELPVVKSLGMPVNSAFELPPSKVNKIIPIFKGKLMQMNGKTTNQMDGKKRENAERHSAVKIMAVSSSMLTTCKSSTSHVYKPVQNVSVKNPSHSSILEVMNTKTKAKPGTPVFRWKTVSCGQLTNSDFSGNSGENSSEVNHKKADSPSFLKNVGSVLQKSNINLSSNTYASSSARRGKKFASQNTTQVLEKHHQSKKVPLQICKLDNEMTNCGLSQQQTKRSHEGAGLNIHESVLNDMMCIAKNEDNKAACHSKDTIAKTTSHLSKSNFGQMITGNEYLTCETLTSKPTSLVKESNTEASVKKGCARRRQKEEGCSKLKRAKRSNPSI from the exons atttcattttACAAATCAGGAATATGTCAAGCCTACATAGAGAAACAAGGAGCTACT CTGGAAGCACCACAAACAGTTAGTCCAGACATTCTCCAGACCTGTCTCTCCTACACACTTACAGCAAGACTTGCACCCAGATGGAACAAGGCTGGTCATCTCTTGGTGCAAG gaaaagattttttgtCTTGTTCAGGAAGGCAAAATGCTGTTG TTCTAGACCTCAATGTATCAGAGAGACAGCTTTGCATCAGTGTGGAGGCTTTCTCAATTCGGTTGCCACCCCCTGAG gTGGGAGATTTTGATATTTCAGCAAACACCGTAAAGCTGTTTGACAGCAATGAAGATGCAGTTATTCACCAACATTCCATATTAAGTAACTGGTGCTATGTTTTGCCAAG CATGAAAATGGGTCAAATCATAAACATCAGCCACATAATTCCTCCAGGATCTCCCTTCCATTCGTATGAAGAATTTCAGCTGCACTGGAAGAATCTG tatggatATATTCTTCCAGAGGAtcttgaagagaagaaaatatactTCAGTGTTTACTTCAAACCAATAGGGGAAAGGTTCTTTACATATCCTTTCAcaatattttt GTACCCTTTAAGTTGCATTCGAAGTCAGCCAGTGCAATATTTCCCTAGAACAGATTCGGAAACTGTgttgaaatcttttctttctgacatgAAGCATAATTTTTCACATCTATGTGGATTTCCAGTAAAGATGACAAGTAAAGCACTTTATGCTACACAGGAACTCTCCAGAGCTCCG GAAATAAAATCTAAGCATATGAAATTGGATGGTGAGATGGTTTGTGTAGTATCTCTAACGCAGGCTCCTCCAAGAAAACAGACTTTGCCTAGAATTTCTTCACCGTGCAGTATGGAAAACAGCCACTGGATGGAGCGTTTGATCAAAGAGCCAGAAACACACACTTTTTCGAGTAGCTGTAAGGGTACAGAAAAGGTTAGCATTGAAGCAAGAGAGAAATCAATGAATAATAGAGAAATACCAGGAGTACTGGAGTTACCAGTTGTGAAGTCTTTGGGAATGCCTGTTAATTCAGCCTTTGAACTCCCTCCCTCAAAAGTCAACAAAATTATACCAATTTTCAAAGGCAAGTTGATGCAAATGAACGGAAAAACCACAAATCAaatggatgggaagaaaagagaaaatgctgaaagacaTTCAGCAGTAAAAATTATGGCTGTTTCGTCTTCCATGTTGACCACGTGCAAATCCAGCACAAGTCATGTTTACAAACCCGTTCAAAATGTGTCAGTCAAAAATCCTAGTCATAGCAGCATACTTGAGGTAATGAAcacaaaaacaaaggcaaaacctGGTACACCTGTGTTTCGATGGAAGACAGTATCTTGTGGACAACTGactaattctgatttttctggtaACTCAGGTGAGAATTCAAGTGAAGTCAATCACAAAAAGGCagattctccttcctttcttaaGAATGTTGGATCAGTCCTTCAGAAATCAAACATCAATCTGAGTTCAAATACATATGCATCTTCTAgtgcaagaaggggaaaaaagtttgcaAGTCAAAATACCACGCAAGTTCTTGAGAAACATCACCAGTCAAAGAAAGTACCTTTACAGATTTGTAAATTAGACAATGAAATGACAAATTGTGGTTTATCACAGCAGCAAACAAAGAGATCACATGAAGGAGCAGGGTTAAATATTCATGAATCTGTCTTAAATGATATGATGTGCATCGCCAAAAATGAAGACAATAAAGCAGCATGCCATTCTAAGGACACTATCGCTAAGACAACCAGTCATCTTTCCAAATCTAACTTTGGACAG aTGATTACAGGGAATGAGTATCTGACATGTGAAACACTGACTTCAAAACCAACTTCCTTGGTCAAGGAGAGCAACACAGAAGCATCTGTAAAGAAAGGTTGTGCCAGAAGAAGacag AAAGAAGAAGGTTGTTCGAAGTTAAAGAGAGCCAAAAGAAGTAACCCTTCTATTTAG